GGCACAAAAAACCGAATTCCCCGGGAAAGGTTGGGAGACAAACCCAGCTGTGGAAAGTGTCGTGCACCGCTTGATGAAATGATTATAAGATGTTTGCACTGCGGTACGAAAAACCGCATGCCTGAAGAACGTCCCCACGACAAGCCGCGTTGTGGTCGCTGTGGATTACCTCTAGTTTTGGGAGGCGAAATAGGCCGGCCCATTGAAGTTACAGATGCCTCCTTTTTCAGAGAAGTTCTCAAAAATTCTGGGACTGTTGTAGTTGATTGCTGGGCTCCATGGTGCGTCCCGTGCCGTTCCGTGGACCTCCTTATAGAAGACCTTGCGGTGAGGTATGCGGGGGGTGCCAAATTTGCGAAACTGAACGTAGACGAAAACCCAGTAACCACCCTCCAGTATAGCATTCGCAATATACCTACTCTACTTTTCTTTCAAGCAGGAGAACTGAGAGATAGATTGGTTGGAGCTATGTCTCCTGAAGAGATAGAGAAAAGGCTTCTCGCCATCATAAAAACCAACTGAGATAAGTGAAATGGAAAAATCAGGTTCTTCACCCGTATATTCATGTCGGATATTTCAGGTATACGAAGAGGTCGTAGAATATCCCAATGGCCGGAAAAGTCGCTTCAGTAGGATAGAACATGCACCGTGCATAGCCGTGGTGCCTATAAATGAAAAAGGTGAACTCATCCTCATTCGCCAGTGGAGACCAGCAGTTGGCGACTACCTGATAGAGATACCTGCCGGTGTCATTGATCATGGTGAATCCGTAGAAGAGTGTGTACAGAGAGAACTTGCAGAAGAAACGGGTTATCGTGCCGGAGAAATTACAAAGCTTTTCGAGGGTTATCTAGTCCCCGGTTATTGCAACGAGTATATGTACTTTTATCTCGCAAGAAACCTTGTAGAATACCCTCTACCACCCGATGAAGACGAGGATGTCGAACTGATTCCCGTTACTCAGGAAGAAGCGGAAAATATGATAAAAAATGGAAGAATTAAAGATACAAAAACCGCCCTCGGTATTAAACTTGCCCTTGATTTTTTGAACGTATCCGAAAACATCTAGTTAAATCTTCCTCTTTTCTGAAGATCGATTTCCAGTCTCTTAAGTGTTTCTAGATCATCTCTCAGTCGTCTGTTCTCCTTCTCCAACCTATCGATCTCTTTCGTCGTTTGTTCCAGAGATCGCCTCACCCTCTCCAGGTCACTCTGACAAACACCCACCCGCTCAAGAGCTTCGTTCTTACTCAGCTCCGAAGATTCCAATCCATCGATGACCTTTATGAAGAGACGCGCATAGGGCGCCCATCTGCTATCAGGATATTCAGCCAACAGAACGGAAAACATCTCCCTCGCCTTAAAATAGTCTTCCATCTCTATTTTGCCTTTAACAATTATGTTGCACGCCTCACGGAAAAGTTTTGCATCGGGACTGACCATAGAAACGACAGGTGAAACAGGATTCAAAGTTTGAGTACTGGCGCATCCCCAAAAAAACAGAACAAAAAATACGATGAAAAACCCTCTCACAGTGCAATATCCTCTGCACTAACCACTTTACTTCCCGGCAGAGTTTTACCGTAATTCTTAACCTGGGCCACCGCCCTTGCCATTTCGATGGGATTCTTGTACATCCTTCCATCATCAGTGACGATAGAAATCGTCAAGGAGATCAATGGAAAAAACAGCACATTCCCCTTTCTATCCCGCCCCCAAATACCCCCACTCTTCCGATCCTCCTCAGTGTAAAATTTAAGACTCCTCCGATCGAATTCCTGGATTATCCATAAGGCCATAGTACGTGCCCGCTCCGGTTCATCCAGAAGAACAAAATCATCTCCTCCGATATGCCCGATAAAAGTCAACTGACCTCCCATCTTTTTTTTCGCCTCCTCTAAAATAAGGGCCACCTCCCTTATAACCTCACTTCCCCAAGCATATCCATAGTTGTCACCGTAAGGTTTAAAATTGTCCAAATCAATGTGGCATAAACTGAAAGGTATACCGCCATGAAGACGCTTACTAATTTCCTCTTCTATAGCTCGATTACCGGGCAAACCCGTTAATGGGCTAGCATCAAGGAGCATAGCTTCGAGTACTTTCAGTTTTTCTACCATTGCGTCAAAGGCCTTTGAAAGACTACCTATTTCGTCATTGCGACTTAAATTGATC
The Syntrophales bacterium genome window above contains:
- a CDS encoding thioredoxin domain-containing protein, whose protein sequence is MEYDYIIVRCLHCGTKNRIPRERLGDKPSCGKCRAPLDEMIIRCLHCGTKNRMPEERPHDKPRCGRCGLPLVLGGEIGRPIEVTDASFFREVLKNSGTVVVDCWAPWCVPCRSVDLLIEDLAVRYAGGAKFAKLNVDENPVTTLQYSIRNIPTLLFFQAGELRDRLVGAMSPEEIEKRLLAIIKTN
- a CDS encoding NUDIX hydrolase encodes the protein MEKSGSSPVYSCRIFQVYEEVVEYPNGRKSRFSRIEHAPCIAVVPINEKGELILIRQWRPAVGDYLIEIPAGVIDHGESVEECVQRELAEETGYRAGEITKLFEGYLVPGYCNEYMYFYLARNLVEYPLPPDEDEDVELIPVTQEEAENMIKNGRIKDTKTALGIKLALDFLNVSENI